TGCATGTGCTTCGGCCCGCTTGCGGAACGTTTCAGCAACGATCGACAACACTTCTCCCCCGACGTCATCATCATCGATGCCGGACGCAACGACCCTCCGAGCGACGCCACCCATCAGGCGATCGACAACTACTTCGCAGCCGTGCGGGCGGCTTGGCCGAAAGCCACCATCGTCGACATCATCCCCTACTTCGTGACGAGCACTACCCCCAGCAAACTCACGCCATGGCTCACCGCTGCGGCCGTTCGCAACCACGCCACCATCGAGGATCCGTTCAGCCGAGGCTGGGCGGGGTATTCGGTATCCGGTGGGCAGGCGGGGCCCGACCATGTGCATCCAACGGCAGACGGCTACCGATACATAGCCGAGCACCTCACCGCCGACTTCCGGGCAATGGGCCTGCCGGCAGCAGACGCGAGTGCCGGTCACCCCGCCGTATCGCTCGCTTCCCCGTCGTAGAAATCGGCGAAGCGCTCCCGGAGCTTGTACTTGAGCACCTTTCCGCCGACGGTGTCCGGCAGCGCGTCGATGAAGGCCACGCCCTTCGGGGTCTCGAACCCGGCCAGACGCTCCCGGCAGTGCGCGATCAGCTCCTCCGTCGACACCTCGGCGTCCGGCTTGGCCACCACCACCGCGGTCACCGCCTCACCCCAACGGTCGTGCGGCAGCCCGATCACGGCGACCCGAGCCACGGCCGGGTGCCCGTAGAGCACCGCCTCGACCCGGATGCTGGACACGTTCTCCCCGCCGGACTTCACGATGTCCTTGAACCGGTCGACCATGATCCGCAGGTCGTCCTCGTCGACCATGCAGCTGTCGCCGGAGTGGAACCAGCCGTCGCGGAACGCCTCGTCCGAGGCCTCCGGGTTGAGGTAGTACCCCGACGCGACCGTGGGGCCGCGGTAGACCGCCTCGCCGGGCATGCCGGGCTTGCCCAGCACCGAGGTGCCATCGACGTCGACGACGTCCGAGGCGAGAATCGGGCTCGGGATGCCGACGTAGTTCAGCGCCGGCGCCGTGCGCTGGTAGACCTCGGGCCACTTCGCGGGCCAGAAGCGGTGGCAGGCGATGGTCTCGGTCTGCCCGAAGATGCCGGTCAGGGTGAAGCCCTCGCCGGCGTGCCGCTCGAGCGAGGCCAGGGTGGCCGGCGGGATGGCACCCCAGCCATAGACGAGCACCTTCAGCGACGACACGTCGGGGTTCGTTGCGTCGAGGTGGTTGCTCAGCGCGGTCACCAGTTGCGGCGACCCGCCCCACAGCGCGGTGACGCGGTGGGTCGCCAGGCACGCCGCAATCTGCACCGGGTCCACTCCACGGCCGATCACCAACGTCCCACCGGAGAGGAAGACCGAGTAGGTGAAGGGCGTGTCGCCGACGTGGTAGAGGATCGGCAGGAACGTGGCGGACACCAGGTCGCACTCCAGCCGGAGCCCGCGGGTCAGCGAGAGCGCGAAGCCCATCGCCGCGTAGTGGCTGGAGTGGTGGGAGAGCATCACGCCCTTGGGCATCGCGGTGGTGCCCGAGGTGAACAGCAGCTGCCAGATGTCGTCGCCGTGGATCTCCACGTCCGGCTCGGTGGTGGCCGCGCCGGCGATGAACTCGGAGAACGAGACGCTGCCCGCGACGACGTCCCCGCCGATGGCGATGGTGGCGAGGAGGGGCAAGCCGGTCCGGGTGAGCACCGCGGAGAATCGGGGCCAACACTCGGCGTCGACGATCGCGCCGCGGGGCTCGGCTATCCCGATCAGGTGCTCGACCACGTCAGCGGCCAGGTTCGGGTTCAGCGGCATCGCCACCATCCCAGCCTTCGCGATCCCGAGCTTGGCCAGGTAGCCCTCGATCGAGTTCTCGCACACCAGCATGACCCGGTCACCGGGGGAGAAGCCGCGGGCGGCCAGTGCATTCGCCACCTGGTTGGCAGCCTCATCGGCCTGCCGGTAGGTGAGCGAGGCGAACCGCTGGTCGGCGTAGGCACCGGGCCAGCCGATGATCGCAAGCTTGTCCGGCTGCGCCCAGGTCATCCGTTCCAGCACGTCCCCGATCGAGACGCGCTCGTACCGGTTGACCGCGCGCCGCCCCCGCAGGTTGACGACGTCGATGAACTGTTCCGCCATGCAGGAGACCTCACCAGCTAGGTCACCGATGCCACAAGGGGCAGCCTCAGCCGAACGGGCAGGCGGACGCCATCTCCGCATCGGGGGCCTGGATCTCCTTGGCCCACTTCGGGCCGACCACCGAGGAGTCCGGGATGGTCCCGTACTCCGCCGTCCACGGGGTCATCAGCAGGTCCTCCCGAACGGGGCCGGGGATGAGGCGCCGGCCGCGCAGATAGGCCGCCACCGCCAGCGAGCTGAGCCGCTTCATCACCGGGGGCGCCGGGGGCAGGTCCACGGCCTGTAGCAGGTCGTCGGTGGCCATCGCGCGCAGCAGTTGCGCCCCGAGCGGGCGCAGCACGCCGGGCGCCCAGCGGTCCAGGAACGCCTTCTCCATGGCCCGGGCGATCGCGATGCCGTCCTCGGTGCGCCGGTAGGTGCGTCGTTCGTAGGCGTAGAACCAGGCGCGGAACTCCTCCTGCTCCTCCGGGATGTCCACGCCCCACTGCCGTCCCACCGCGCGCCAGAACAGGAACAGTGCCCGGTTCTCGCGCTCGGTCAGGCCGCGCACACCCATTACCTCGGGCAGCCGCATCGGCTCGAAGCACAGGGAGGCGATCGTGTAGCGGTAGTCGTCCATCGGGATGTCGAAGGTCTTGTGGATCTCCGTCAGCCGAGCGATGGTGCGCTTCCCCTGCGCCGAGCAGGGCCCATCGCGGTAGATCAGGCCGAAGAACAACAGGGAGTCATCGTTGCGCTTGCGCGTCTCGGTGAGGGTGTTGCCGTAGCCGCGGCGCACCAACACCGGGGCGATCGTCTCCACCGAGGTCTGCCGCCAGTAGGCAACGGTGAACAGCGCCTGGTGGAAGAACCCGTCGCAGAAGATCCGGCCGAGCACGAGCTGGGTCATCCGGTGAAAGTCGGTCTCCGGGTCCAGCCGGTCCAACTCGCGTAATACCTGCCGCCGGGCTCGTAATCCGCGGGGTCCCATGGTCGCCTCCATCGGGAACGGGGAGGTCTGAAGTCAACCATTTGAAACGTTAGCGTGTCAATAATGTCCTTGGGTCAGACGGCGCCGGCCGCCGCTACCCCACCCGCGATGATGCCGTCCACCAGGTCCGTCCGCGAGGCGACGAATCCGTCCGCCAGCCAGGCGGCGATGGTGGCCGTGGAGCCGTGCACGATGACCCGGGAAATGACGTCGCGGGCCAATCGGGTTTCGTCGCTGTGGTTGGCGAAGGGCAGCACGACCTCGCGCAACAGCACCACATAGCGCTCCATGGCCTGCTCGCGATGCACCCGCAGTGCCTCCACCGCATTGGCTTCGGCGTAAAGCCGTGCCTTGCGGGGATCCTCTTGCAGGCTGGTGACAATGAGCTCGACCATGATGCGGGAGCGGTCCACCGGGGCCGCGTCGCGCACCGCGGTGAGCACACCCCCCTCGATGGTCTGCAGCAGGCCGTCGAGGATCTCGAACAGCGCCGCGTCCCGATCGCGGAAGCTCTCGTAGAAGTACCGCTTGGTCAGCCCCGCGCGCTGGCAGATGGCCTCGACGGTGATCGGTACCGGGCCGTGCTCGCCGACCAGGTCCAGACAGGCATCGATCAGGGCGGCTCGGCGATCGGCAACCCGATCCTTCGCGCTCACGCCCCGATAGGGACGCACCGTGGTGGTCATGGTCACCATTCTGACACGACATCGTTCTTGACACACAACCGTATCAACTATTTGGATAGGGGAATCACCCGACCCGGAGGTTCTCGTGGCCTGCTGCATCGCCCTCGCCATGCTCATCGCCGTCGTGCGCGGCGCCTGGACCGCGCTGCTGCCCCGTCCGCGACGCAAGGTGCCGCAGGATTTCGCGCCGGCCGCGCACCGCCCGGCGCCCGCCCCCGAGCACAGCCCGGCGGTGCACGCATGACCGCGCCCACCCTGGCCACGGCCCCGTCCGGGATCACCGGCCGGACCACCAACCGGCGGGTCACCGTGCTCATCCCGCGCCCGGCCGGATTGTTCGGCCCGGTCACCGGCGCGCGGTTACGCCGGACCGGCCTGGTGATGGCTGCTTTCTGGGCGATCGGGCTGGCGCTCACCCTGCTGCCGGTGCCCACTGCCTGGCGCGCGGCCGGTGCGGGTCTGCAACTGCCGGGCGGCTCGCTGCTCTACGCCGGTCATCCGGTCTATGCCGTGCTGGCCGCCGTGGGCCTGCTGCTGTCGGTGTTCTTTTGGTGGGCGATGGGCCCGATCGTGCTGCCGCCACTGGTGTGGGCGGCGACCATCGCCGCCGGGGCGCTGGTCGCGGAGCACCGGCCCGGTGCCGGCCGGATCGCGTTCATCGCCGCCGTGGTCCCGTTGGCGGTGGCCGCGGGCCTGGCCTGGCACGTCAGTCGGCACCGCCGCACCAGCGCAGCGGGCGCGCGGCTCAATGAGCGCCTCGCCGATGAGCAGTTCCTCATCGTCGGCCCGCCCGCGCCGGCCGCCGGCCTGCCGGTGGCCGAGAGCAGCCCCGAGGACCTGGCCCACCTGCGCTACGCGCTGGACCTCGCACTGCAGCCGATCGATGAGTTCCAGGGCTTTCTGAAGCTGGATCAGTTCCGCGAGGCCGCACTGCGCTACCAGCTCACCAGCCTCGGCTACGCGCTTTCCATGGCCCAGTTCACCCGCACCCCCGCGTTCGCCGGCTATCACGCCGAGGCGCAGCGCAACCTCATCGAGAAGATGCTCCAGCCCCCGGTGTGGCGCTACTGGGGCCTGGAGAACACCTGGGGCAATCTCGACCGCAACGCCGACCCGATCGACACCGACGAGAACGTCATGCTCACCGGGTTCTGGGGTGTGGCCATCGGCATGTACGCGACCCTCAACGACACCCGCTACTCCTCCCCCGGCGCGTTGACCTTCCGCGACGGCGACCGCGAGTACCGCCACGACTTCACCACCATCGCCGGCCGGTGCCACCGCAACGTGCTCGGCTCGGATTTCGCGCTGTTCCCGTGCGAGCCGAACTGGATCTACAGCATCTGCAACACCTTCGGGCTGAACACCCAGCTGAGCCACGACCGGCTGCACGGCACCAGGTATGCCGCCGAGTCCGCGCCGCGACTGCGCGCGTCCATGGACGCGGAGTTCACCCGCCCCGACGGTCGCATCGTCGGTATGCGCAGCGAGCACCTCGGCCTGACCTGGAACCTCTGGGCGGGCGAGGCCATCCAGACGCCCACCGCGTACTTCATGCACGCCGGTCTGCCCGAGATCGCGCAACGCACCTGGTGGTTGCTGCGCGAGCAGGCGCTGACCATCCGCGACGGGCAGTTGCAGTTCCCGCGCGGCACGGCCAACCGCCTGGACCCCGGCAACTACAAATTGGGCCGGGACACCTTCGCTCAGGTCAGCGCGCTGATGGCCGCCCGCGAGGTCGGCGACGAGGAATACGCCCGCGCCGCCGAGCGCACCCTGGCCGAGCGGGAGCCCTGCCAGGAAAAGGACGGCGCCCGGCGCTACACGGACGCATCCCTGTTCTGCAACGCCTACGGACTGCTTGGCCGGTTCGGGCGGCACGGCGGTCTGCGCGACCTGGTCGCATACGGGGTTCCCGACGCCTGGCAACGCGGTCCGCGACTGAACAGCGCCGCCTACCCGGAGGTGTTGGTTGCCCGCGCGGTCACCGACGGCGCCGGCCTGAACCTGGTGCTGCGCCCCGGCGCCGGCCCGGTGCGCACCACCCTGGGCATCGACCGCCTGGTGCCGCACGGCCACTACGCCGTGCACGGGGCACACTCCGCCACCCTGGTTGCCGATGCCACCGGTCAGGCAACGCTGAGCGTCGACCTCGGCGGGCGCACCGAGATCCGCCTCACCCCCCACCCCACCACCTCCCCGTAACGTCCGACGCTCACGGCGTTCTAACGCCGTGAGCGTCGGACGTTAGGGGTTGGATGGGGGCATGGCCCGGTTGCTGATCGTGCACCACACCCCGTCCCCGGCGATGGCCGAACTGTTCGACGCGGTGCTGCGCGGCGCCACCGACCCGGAGATCACCGGGGTCGAGGTGGTGCGCCGCGCGGCGCTCGCGGCCACCGCCCCGGACGTGCTGGAGGCCGACGGGATCCTGCTCGGTACCCCCGCCAACATCGGCTACATGTCCGGGGCGCTCAAGCATTTCTTCGACCAGATCTATTACCCGGTGCTGGACGACACCCGGAATCTGCCGTACGGCGTGTGGGTGCACGGCAACCTCGGCGTGGACGGCGCGGTCAATGCGGTGGAGTCCATTGCGGGCGGCCTGGGTTGGGTTAAGGCCGCGGCCACCGTGGCGATCACCGGCGCGCCGACCAAGGCCGATCTGGAGACCTGTTGGGAACTCGGCGGCACACTGGCCGCCGGCCTGATGGCCTGACGACCCGTCAGCTCGACCGTAGCTCGGGGTTGGCCGGCGACGGCTGCGGGGGCCCACCGCGCAGGCCGAGGTCGAGTTGCACCACCCGTTCCGGGCGCATCCGCACCCGGCGACCGGTGTCGCCATCGTCCCCCGGCGCGCCCGGCGCGCTCCACTCCAGCTGCGCGGTCCCGGACAGGTACAACGCACGCCCGCCCGCGAAGTCGAGGAACAGCAGCGACGCCTCGGGGTTGTCGACCAGGTTGCCGAGGCTGTTGAACATGTTGTTGCCCGCATAGTCCGGCCACCACAAATCGTCGGTCTCGACGCGCACGAAGCCGGCGTGGCCGCCCTTGTGCGAGGTGTCCGCACCCCGCTGCCGGTGCAACGTGCCGAGGAAGAACGTGTCGGCGGCGGAAATCAGGCTCCGCTGGTCCGCAGTGAGCGCGCTGCCGGCGGAACCGGCGTCGGACGTGGCGCCGGCACCGAGGGCAATCTCCACGCCGCGACGTTGGATGTAGGACGGGCAATTGCCGT
Above is a window of Sporichthyaceae bacterium DNA encoding:
- a CDS encoding NAD(P)H-dependent oxidoreductase, with translation MARLLIVHHTPSPAMAELFDAVLRGATDPEITGVEVVRRAALAATAPDVLEADGILLGTPANIGYMSGALKHFFDQIYYPVLDDTRNLPYGVWVHGNLGVDGAVNAVESIAGGLGWVKAAATVAITGAPTKADLETCWELGGTLAAGLMA
- a CDS encoding AMP-binding protein encodes the protein MAEQFIDVVNLRGRRAVNRYERVSIGDVLERMTWAQPDKLAIIGWPGAYADQRFASLTYRQADEAANQVANALAARGFSPGDRVMLVCENSIEGYLAKLGIAKAGMVAMPLNPNLAADVVEHLIGIAEPRGAIVDAECWPRFSAVLTRTGLPLLATIAIGGDVVAGSVSFSEFIAGAATTEPDVEIHGDDIWQLLFTSGTTAMPKGVMLSHHSSHYAAMGFALSLTRGLRLECDLVSATFLPILYHVGDTPFTYSVFLSGGTLVIGRGVDPVQIAACLATHRVTALWGGSPQLVTALSNHLDATNPDVSSLKVLVYGWGAIPPATLASLERHAGEGFTLTGIFGQTETIACHRFWPAKWPEVYQRTAPALNYVGIPSPILASDVVDVDGTSVLGKPGMPGEAVYRGPTVASGYYLNPEASDEAFRDGWFHSGDSCMVDEDDLRIMVDRFKDIVKSGGENVSSIRVEAVLYGHPAVARVAVIGLPHDRWGEAVTAVVVAKPDAEVSTEELIAHCRERLAGFETPKGVAFIDALPDTVGGKVLKYKLRERFADFYDGEASDTAG
- a CDS encoding oxygenase MpaB family protein → MGPRGLRARRQVLRELDRLDPETDFHRMTQLVLGRIFCDGFFHQALFTVAYWRQTSVETIAPVLVRRGYGNTLTETRKRNDDSLLFFGLIYRDGPCSAQGKRTIARLTEIHKTFDIPMDDYRYTIASLCFEPMRLPEVMGVRGLTERENRALFLFWRAVGRQWGVDIPEEQEEFRAWFYAYERRTYRRTEDGIAIARAMEKAFLDRWAPGVLRPLGAQLLRAMATDDLLQAVDLPPAPPVMKRLSSLAVAAYLRGRRLIPGPVREDLLMTPWTAEYGTIPDSSVVGPKWAKEIQAPDAEMASACPFG
- a CDS encoding TetR/AcrR family transcriptional regulator yields the protein MTTTVRPYRGVSAKDRVADRRAALIDACLDLVGEHGPVPITVEAICQRAGLTKRYFYESFRDRDAALFEILDGLLQTIEGGVLTAVRDAAPVDRSRIMVELIVTSLQEDPRKARLYAEANAVEALRVHREQAMERYVVLLREVVLPFANHSDETRLARDVISRVIVHGSTATIAAWLADGFVASRTDLVDGIIAGGVAAAGAV
- a CDS encoding pyridoxamine 5'-phosphate oxidase family protein encodes the protein MATTAAPGYHPGELLVQQRAGVVEDAARLTGMLRPAHFDGGPARWLTERTFAVLTARGADGRLWTVPLLGAPGFLRAAGATLQVAALPDPRGPLGRPAVGGPVGLIVVEFAAARRFRINGTVAGIDAHGLVIDADQAYGNCPSYIQRRGVEIALGAGATSDAGSAGSALTADQRSLISAADTFFLGTLHRQRGADTSHKGGHAGFVRVETDDLWWPDYAGNNMFNSLGNLVDNPEASLLFLDFAGGRALYLSGTAQLEWSAPGAPGDDGDTGRRVRMRPERVVQLDLGLRGGPPQPSPANPELRSS
- a CDS encoding SGNH/GDSL hydrolase family protein, producing the protein CMCFGPLAERFSNDRQHFSPDVIIIDAGRNDPPSDATHQAIDNYFAAVRAAWPKATIVDIIPYFVTSTTPSKLTPWLTAAAVRNHATIEDPFSRGWAGYSVSGGQAGPDHVHPTADGYRYIAEHLTADFRAMGLPAADASAGHPAVSLASPS